The following is a genomic window from Halarcobacter mediterraneus.
GAGTTTAGAACATTTTTCAGAGAAGATAAAAAAAGAGAAGAGTTTGATATCAAAACAATGATTGAAAAAGTTTTTTTATTTGTAAAAGATGAATTTATAAAAGAAAAAATAACTTTAACTTTAAAAATAGATAATGATTTTAAAATTATTGGGATTGAAAATGAGTTTAAACATATCTTACTTAATCTTATTAATAATTCAAAAGATGCATTTATTGTAAACAAGATAAAAGAAAGAGAAATTATTGTTAAAGCATATGTTACTGATGATAGTAAAGTTTTAGAAATAAGTGATAATGCAGGAGGAATACCTTTTGAAATACTTGATGATATTTTTAAAGCAAACTTTACAACAAAAGGAAATAGTGGTACAGGAATTGGTCTTTATATGAGTTCTTTAATTGCACAAAAATATCACTGCAAATTATCTGTAGAAAATATTGAAGAAGGTGCACAGTTTAAATTAATCATTAATTAAATCATCATTTGGAATACCTAGGTAAAAACCTTGAGAATAGTCAACATTTAATTTTTTGACTTCTTCAAAAGTTTCTTTATCAGAAACAAATTCAGCAATGGTTTGAAATCCCATTTTGTTTGCAAAATCTATCATTGTTTTTACTAACTCTTTTGAACTTTCATTTATAGTAATATCTTTTATTAAAGAACCATCAAGTTTTATATAATCTGCATCAATTCTAAGTAGATATTCAAAGTTACTATATCCTGTACCAAAATCATCAATTGCAATTTTACAACCATAAGATTTAAACTGTTTTACAAAATCACTAATTTTGTCAAAATCTTCTATATTCTCAGACTCTACTAATTCTAAAACTAGTTTATCATTTATTTTATATTCTTTTATTTTTTTCGTTAAGTATTCAATTAGTTCTTTATTTAAAATATCTTCTATTGTTAAGTTTATAGAAAATTCACAGTCTAAATTTTCAAATTTCTTAAAAGATATATCTATTACTTTTTTGGTAATTTCAATATATTGTTTAGATTTTTTAGCAATTCCTAAGAAGTAAAAAGGGGAAATCAATTTCCCATCTTTTTCTTTCATTCGTACTAAAACCTCATATTTTTCAATTTTCATTGTTTTATTATTTAAAATTGGTTGGTATTGAACAACAATTCTATCATCATGTAAGGCACTTTTTATTTTTTCAACCCAAATAAGACTATCTTCAAATTCCCTTTCTATTTGAAGTTTTTTAGAATATATTAATAAATGTTTGTTTAATTTCTTTGCATGTTTATTCGCAACTTCTGCTGTTAATAAAACTTCATACTGATGTTCAAATGATATTCCAACAGTAGTAAGTATATCAAAAGATTTCACTCCTAAATCAATTTTTGATTCAATCATTTTTGTATTTAAAAGTTCAATAAAATTTGTAAATTTAGTTTGATCTAAACTATTATTTAAAATAGCAAACTTATCTGCATGTAGTCTATAAAGTACAAAATCTTTATTCAAATAACTTTGAATTAAAATAG
Proteins encoded in this region:
- a CDS encoding sensor histidine kinase, with product MNEDEIKTQYVGKFLENDYNKFKDGLLELLEDYKRKSQRLDKIIKQSDKMQLRLINANEELAEYKNNLEKKVEEEILKRKEKEKIILEQSKFAAMGEMIDAIAHQWTQPLSILSLYSNSLEFDYKEGIVNEAYIDDFQKKVNATIEHMNCTLTEFRTFFREDKKREEFDIKTMIEKVFLFVKDEFIKEKITLTLKIDNDFKIIGIENEFKHILLNLINNSKDAFIVNKIKEREIIVKAYVTDDSKVLEISDNAGGIPFEILDDIFKANFTTKGNSGTGIGLYMSSLIAQKYHCKLSVENIEEGAQFKLIIN